The following nucleotide sequence is from Solanum dulcamara chromosome 7, daSolDulc1.2, whole genome shotgun sequence.
tggttagctccctatagactgatatagcatacttgagtctgatagtatgagatttagctaggtagtaactcaacttgtgaccttacctccccGGTATCGCTTGGTTTTGGATTTTAGGAGACTTCGCGATGATTCTGGTTGTATATAGTTCGGGCCAGAATGATATATTGATGGCAGTCAATTTGGAGGCACTCTTAGTGACGCTCGGTTGGTTGCTGATTCTAATTCTGTTAGATCTATTAGCTACAAATACCTTTTAGAagtagcttacttgtgttcaggCTACTTAGCTACAGATATCCAATTGAAGTTCGATGTCTAGCTTACCTGTGTTCGACCATTGGCTACAGTTACCCGGTCAAAGtctatggtctagcttactcatGCCGACTCATTAACTACAGTTACCTGGTTAAAGTCCGTCGTCTATCTTACACGTGGTTCAATTCCTGATTCCTTGATATGTCTTCATTTCAAGTCTTCATCTGCCCTCATCTTTGGGTTAAGGTATTAGAATTTGGGAATGGTTCGGTTCAATTCCgggaatttatgtattattggAATCCTTTTGGCTCCATTCATTTTACTTCAGCTTTTCTTGCACCTGCCAGGCTTATGGGAGTCTGTTTAGGTTGTAATTGTATACATATGCATGAGCGTACCCGTTGAGTTTATGGGAGATCGGCGGATTTAGGTAGACTCTGCCTTTTTGTTTGTttagtacgctcgtgtacatacctacatttacttctgcCCTGTATTTGGTTCTGGTCATTTACTCGCACTTcaatttacttttgcttatctttctTAGTAGGCCTATGATTCTTAataggtacctattgttttggtactcgtACTAAACTTTgcctctattttcatgatgcaagTTCGAGTACTAGCTACTAACATTGATTCGAGCAAGCTGCAGTCATGATCAGAGGTGAGGGTCAGCACTTGCGTCCTGGATTTACCTGTCTCCctctatatatacattttgcctgtatttctttttgagacaactctaTTTCCGTGGTCCACTTTTAGAACTTGTACTATTTTTActagtagctctatacatgtgacttttaggttttaggagggatctttttggtttatatatatttagttgcttctgCCCATTCATGTATgctcatattattttattactgTTTTATATTATATTGCTAGACTTCTATCCTGATATTCCATTACTCACAGTTCTGGAATATtatttggcttgcctactggtgggtcgtagtaggcgccatcatgagcAGAGAAATCTCGTCGTCATAGAAGAGTTGAATATAGACCTTTTTATCTTGTACTCGTAGgcaaatgatttgatttgggatATGGTTGATCGAATGACTATGGTAGTGCATTTTCTTCTCGTTAAGACTTGCTATTcagccgaggattatgctatACTTTACATTTGAGATTTGGTTAAGCATCATAGTGTTCCGTTATCTATCATTTTCGGAcaaaggtactcaattcacatcttagctttggagatctttccaaattGCTCTTGGTACttaagttaagcttagtacgacttttcaccctcagactaatgGTAAAGACAAGCGTATTATTCATACCATGGAGGATATGTTGTAGGCTTGTataattgatttcaaaggtagttgggatgatcactttcCAATGATTGAGCTTGCATATAATAAAACTTATCACTCAAGTATCCATATTGCTCAATTTGAGGCCTTGTATTGTTGGAGTTGCAGGTCTCTTATTGGATAGTTTGAAGTTAttgaagttgctttgataggacctgAGTTTTTTAGTGAGGCtgtagagaaggttagactcattagagaaaggttgaggACTGCCCAAAGCTGATAAGAGTCCTATTCAAATTTGAGGAAAAGGGAGCTCAAATTTGATGTCGACgattgagtttacttgaaaatatcaccCATGTATGGTGTAGTGCATTTTGtcaagaaggggaagcttagtctcCGATATGTAGGCTCaaatcatattttgaggcaTTTTGGTAAGGTTGtgtatgagttggatttgcctttggAGTAGCATCGGTGCATCCGATGTTTCATGCTTCATTGTTGAAGAAGTCTATTAGTGATCCTAGCACTATTGTGCCTTTGAACATCATTGCTATGAAGAAAagtttatcctatgaagaggttccagctGAAAGTCTAGACTTACAAGTTTGGAGGTTAAGAaataaggaagttgcatccgtaaAGGTCCTTTGGAGGAACCATATAGTAGAGGGTGTTACTAGAGAGGACAAAGCCCATATGATGTCACATTATTGTCATCTATTCTCCTCCATGTCATCTTGAGGTACATAGTCAGCACGATCCCAAATTGGGTATGATGGCACTCGCCTAACCCACCAAGACGAGTCATCCTATGAGTAAACAATTCCACGTAATTGAAAATTAAAGCAAAAGTGGAAAGGCtaacataatataaataaagataAGCGGAGAGTAAATTCTAAActacccaagacttggtgtcacatgtacCTGCCACTATTTTAACAGAAATGAAAGAGATACAAGTATATATGTCTCAGTTctcaagtagaacaaaacatCAAGTAATGAACATTGAGAGTCTGCCGAAAAGGATAAGCAACTACCTCTCAAGCGTCCAGAAGCTCGGACCGGTCAAAGAGTACTATGAGCAGGAGGTGTTGAGCTCAGATCCTACacaaatgtagaagcaaggggtgagcaccaatAACATGGTCctcagcaaaatggaaactaaaccttaagtaaagcaatgcggaACATGGGTACTCCTaacatcccaaccacaatcctaTAACTACACACCTACACTTAGACAACCTAATCTATATAGTTCATATCACAATGGCACTAAAAATACTAGACAATCCTCAATAGAAGCACCAATACATTCTCTCCACTATACTCAGGCAAATACATATAATCTCAGGTCATAATCAATCACGAGAATAAATgaatgcaaatgcaatgtcaatTATCGTGGTACATGTCTTTTCTATGATACACATCCGTTGATCACCTCAGGCCGGAACCAATGGaggcctcacatagaccatgtatccacAGGAAATGACCTCCGCCAATATCTTTCGGAACAAACCTCGGCCATAACATCCGCCGAAAGAAACCTCGGCCATAATATCGATCGGATGAAACCTTGGAAAATCACCTCAACTGATAGAAACCTCAGACCCAATATCCAGTACCttactcatatcatttctcaacCATCACAAATGCAATATatgcacaaataaagagtaaaGCAAGATAATTATTAACCATAATCACAGAATAGATCATGATCTTGAAatccacaacactttgacgATTAATCCCTATTCAAATCAACTATCAcccttcaactcatataattcaatttaGTCTAATAACCCAACAAACCCTAATCACCTCACATAGAAAACACAAGGTTCAAAatacttaacaaaggttagaattcAACTTGACTAGGCCAAAAAGTCACGAACATTTTGAAATCTCCACTTTTCCTCTCCGACGATACTCAAAATTACCACagtctaatcaaatatagactgaCAATCACATATCGAATCTATCGAcaataaaattaagaaatttggGTGAAAAGAGTAAAATGGTTTAAAATTTCATGTTAAACTTAACTCAAaatctgattatttttagatgaaaatgttcCCAAGTAACCaggaatctaatggtgaaatATGTATCAAAAATTGAGTAAACATTAATTGAAAATCATTAGAAAACCAAATTCACATCGTTCTTGAAAAACCCCAATttctccaatttgaaatccacaatttgaagtcaaaatacaaaattattCAATGAAAATCAAGGGAAAGTGTTAGAAATATATTATCCAATAGTTTCCCATAAAAAATTCCCTTGAAATTTGCCTCCACCGAGTTTAGAATATAAAAAATGGAGGAATTTGACCTAAtcccattttattttttggaaaagaCACTTTTCAGGTGGAATTTGTTATACACAAATGTGGATAACTTACTCCGCGAATGCGGACAAAGCGGAGACATACCTCCGTAAACGTGGACCACCTTCTATGAACACGGAGAAGGGACTTGGTACTCTTCGTGAATGCGGAGAAGAAAAATGTCACACCCTGCGAACGCGGAGAGGGTATCGCGAATGCGGAGAAGGACTCATCAGACACCAGATAACAGATTTTGGCAAGTCTCAAAGTCACATTATAGACTCACGGGATTCGTTCAGAATCCTATGCACACAAACCATACATGCAACCCTACTGaatttgacattctagactcaCTGAAATCAtcgaaattcaaatttgaggctTCCTCATCCCAAAACCcgataagtcacaactaaactaatttCGGCACTTGAAATACCGAAAATACACTCGAGagctctaaaaattataacgaagtcatttctagcgttagaatcaccTCCTGAAATAATTGGAACCATCATAAATCCAATCCGAGCACCCAAAcctcaaatattgaccaaagtcaaacttgaataaaattttaactcaatttccaactttggACCTAAATTACACATATTAACTCTAAATCTTATTCCGAAAACTCTCCTAGCCTAATTTACACATTCTAGAGGTGatgaaattgataaaattttatttcaagaCTCGAAAATCAAATTACACCAgaactcaaattttgacaacttaaacctttaaaattcatttctcaagcaaaatctcaactttttatAAGATTCCAAAAAACTAACTTTCAAATCCAAATAAAAGTGACTCGAGAAAACTAACGGAAGGGGTAAAgtgataattttatcaaaaatgacaTTCAGGGTCATTATAGTAGTTTCCTCGTGATTCACTCTTAGAAATTCCTATGTTAAAGATTTTCCATGTCTCTCATGTgtttcatgaagttgattttaagtcatgttttagcttgaattGATTACTCCTTGATTTATGCATTTCTAGATATGTCATTTCATTCACAATGTGTTGATAGTATCTTTCCTACCATATTCTTGCTAGTATGAGTCCCATTAGAGGATGAATTTTCTCAAgcgggagatattgtaagatcccaGAAGTTGGAAAACTGGAATGAATGTGTTATaagaaaatttgagagaaaCAATTATAGGGATGATCTGCACAAGTCCTTCACAGACAGTTTAGAGAACCACGACTCGTGGAGATCACCTATGAAGGGAGGCTTCAAGGACATTTCTAGGAGTGCCCTCCACGAGCCCCTAGGCAACTTTTGGTGACCACCATGGCCTGTGATGGCCTCCGTACAAGTCATCCCCCCTTTTTATCCCAGTTCTCTCGCCTAGCACGGACCCTTGTACGGTCCGTGGTGCTCCTAACAGCCGGTCAAGGGCATCCATGAAGGGGTCTTCCATGGTAATTCCCAAGGTCATTTTGGACATTACTCATTCATTAATCACCTAAGATTTGTCTCTTTGGGTATTTTACCTCAGCCTACAACTACCCAAACCCTCCAAATCCTCTTTATTCCTTCTCAATCAATTCATACAAAAATTCTCTCGCTAAAGTTTTGCTCCCAGGAATTTGGTTTCTTCCTCAAGCCAAGGTTAGAGCTCCAAGGTTCAAGTCTCCTTCTTAAGATTTCAAGTTTGATCTtagtcaaggtatgtgggaattcatccatggatcttcttccatccatggagtcccaagagtttctcaataattttttttatgaaattctcctaaaccctaaTTGATGAATTTTTATAGGTTCAATTTAATTATGCTTTTACTCAATTTAAATAATCTATTCATGCAAAATTCAATCtaaattacatgttttcaatgaGTTTTACAAGGAGCCATGCATTATGCtttgaattttaattataaactatagatttatgatcatgaatttgatgaagtattatgtatggttcatgaaagttatgaattataattcaagtgTATTTTCAAGCAAGTAACgatgaattgtgaaagaatttTGTGGTGGGAACTTGGTAAGGGTGTCCCTAGTAACAACCTTAGTTCCAAACTGCGTGTCCCCTAGGTTCCTTTATGGCCTAACTAGATGATatacatatagctcatgtttaTGTTTATACAGAGTCTACATTggtaagtagcctctctcttctcggtgtgagagttacattggattctatgttatagctcacatggtcttaaatgtcgattaaaattaatatcccacatatgtatatattcttCATACACATCCTTTAAACATGTTTTATGATGCTTGACCTTGTTAAATGCTTTAAAGTGATTTCAACCTTTATTTCTTGCTTTCAAGATATCTGGTCATGCATCATATGTTGATATTGATTATGTATGATTATTACTATTCATGCATGTttctctcatacttagtatatttcatgtactaacgcatacttttacctacattgtattataatgACAGGTTCGACGATCATTCTATGCatcccactcatggctagatTTTTTGAGTTTCTATATGAGTCGTTAGCTTCGAGGACactatatttatgattttcattATGTTCCTTTATGATTTTCACTTCACTACATTTGGGTGATATAGGGCTTGCCCTATGTCccgtctagactagtagaggaaTGTTAGATTGTTATGCCTTTTTTGTCCCCATTTATTTGGAGATTTATTTTGACTTCTCCTATATCGAGATTTCCATGTTAAGACTTATATTCTGCATTCATGATTATCTCTTGATGTTGTGTTACTTacattatgtatgctcatgtatgatatacCCAGAGACTTGGTTGGGATCTCTCGGGATCATAATCGTCATGTTACGtttagggcctagcttggatcgtgacaaaaaaTAGGACTCTTGTAACTAGCCTAGGACTCTAACTCTATTGTAATCAACTCCTATAAGTACAAGATTGTACAAAGTAGATTACACATGAACATACttagaagaataaaaaaaactcCTCTCTTGGCTCTCTACATTTCTTGTCTTCTTTTTTACTTATATTATTACtcttttaacttatttttataatCGATGTATAGTTTTTACTAACTTTATGTGGTATTTATAAGAATGTGAGATATGCCATTGTTTATTTCCTTCAAGTAGCTTTACTCATAACTATACGACGATCCAACAATAATCATTCATCGAGATTTATAACTCACACTTTCATGTGTATTAATtgctaatattttattttatataatttatactACATGATTCGACATACACATGAAACGCATGTAACGAGCAACTAGTAGATATATAGATAGGACAAAATTGGCATTGGCCAACTACAGacgcaaaataaataaaagactgaagtatcaaaaacacacctaaactattttcttttttggagGGCTTTCATACCTAGAATATTTGGAGCGTATGacacacacctaaactatcactcGTTAGTTTGAGAAATACACTTCAATGCTGACTGGACCAAATGTGTTTATACATACTTAGGCGCGTAACCTTGAATTTTCGTCTatgtgttttttattttatttttttgataggcttctttattatttttatattttcaatgGATTTTTAAAATCCCAAACTCTccccttcttcttcatcatttcTCTATCATTTCTCTTCAGTTCTCCAGCTCTATTGCAATTTTTTCCCAGACTTCTCCTCCTCCTGCTGCTTTGTCTTCTtcgttttcttcttcttcttctacttcttttatatttatgaacatccttctccattttcttcttttattggcTAATTTGATTTgttcttcattttaatttgtaacTTTTTGCCATAGTAGAATTATTTTTcatgtgataattttttttttaaaaaggagtGTAATATACACATAATCGCATATTAATTgaagtgtgtttctcaaacttaTGAGTAATAGTTTAGGTGTGATTCTCATCCTCTTAATAGTTTAGGtgtgaaactcaaaaaaaagagGATAGTTTAGATGTTTTTTTGACACTTCATACTAAATAAAAGGATAAACCATTTGAAACACCAAGGATTCTTCTTATTTGGTCCTCCCACCTTTTTATGCAATAATGAGACTAACATGATTTACCACTAATTTTGTAATTTATGGGTTAGAAAATCTATAGATCTATCAAAAATTCACAGAACATTCTCAAAATCATGGAGTACATACATCATATTGATGATTTAATAATAGGTAGGTCATGCATGAAAGCAAATTAAGAAGGAAAACAAGCAatttgtgtgtgtatatatatcaaGGTAGACGAGTATTTATTCTAGTATTTCTTGGTTACTGCAGATCCACCATCCACCACCTCTGCAGTTAAGATCTCAATTGGGAAATCACAGTCAGGAGTTGAAGGATTAACTGTGGTAATCGTTGCTCCTAATAAGTTGCATTTCCGCAGATCTTGATTACTCATTTGATAAAACATATTATATGCATAAGAGACCTTCTCTGTGAAACTGAGGTGATCACATGTTGCACCAGTGCCAAACGCACTGCAGTCTGATTTGGCACATGCATAGTCGTAATCTTGCAACACTAGTGTCTCGTTGTGATCCGTTTTACCATCAAACACACACCATCTATTCGGCATTCGCACAGTACCTttacatgatatatatatatatatataggtaacAAGTCATGATGTGGTTTAAATGAAAGAGAATTTGAATGAATACACATAATTAGGATAAATGTACATATTCTATGATATTGCACTATATACATATGAAGAATGCCAACACTTAAGTGCAACACATAAAGCAAATCTATTTGCATATGATGTGATACATAAAGTTATGTATGCAGAAACACACAACATACATAGGACCACAAATTAACATGATTTAGAGAAACTGGAAATCACATTATATTGGTTAGCTAGATATGGTTACATGTCAAGATCAGACTCAGACAAGGAAACTAACTTAGCCAACCATGCTCTGGAGACATCATATCGTATAAGCTACACTTTGAGGAATTACCAACAAAATAGTCAAATTCCAAAATTTACAATATTTGTATATAGTACGATGACATACCTCCATTAAAGTTGATGGATACaatgaaaaatgaagaagatgtTTATCTTGGAAGAAAAgtccaaaattggccaaagaaTTATAACAAGAAGTGGACTAAGTGCTAAAAGATTGGGCCAGAAGAAGGCCAAGAGAAGGAATCACTTGGAATCCAATAGGAGCATAAAAGTTTTCTGGTTTAaaagttttctattttaaaGTTGGAAAACATACATAGATATGTtgtattaagaaaatatttaccatttatagtaaTAACATTTTTGTTTCGTtagatacttataatacatttataatacagttttaatatatattattgagaataatttataaaatacatGTAGTACATGTTTTATTAATGGTTAGtacatttatcacacacttataataaattgtgtcaatttcttaccaaacaaacataatatattttaaaacacttataatacattaatattgcatgcataattcacttttaatacatagtcgATTTAACATAGTAGTtctatgtattgctatagatggtaataaaaaaagtattgctaaaatcagtaattatttattaaaaagtactcATCCAATTAACTTTTTCCTTAATTTaaagttttctattttaaaattttcatagtTTATAAGTTCCTAGTTTAAAGTTTCCTACTTATTATTCACATAAAAGTAGGATGTGAATCCTATTCTATTTGGGGTAGGTTTTCCCTATATATAtgggtcaatttttttatattaataaaaaaaacatgattaatattatttgagagGCTTCTCTTCTTTATACCTTTATTTATGGTCACTATTGATTTATCTTACAACATTATAAGAACGATTCTTTAAGAGGTAAGATTAATTTTTTAACTTCATATCTTTGGTTcttattattaaattaaagaagtTGATTAGTCTTATACTAATTGTTGTCTCTAATTTCTCCGAAATAGGGTTCTAAATCACTTTTGATATAAGTTCTTGAATTGATTCTATTAGTATTATAATTAGTTTTAATCCGCTAATTTTGAATACTAAGATCAATTACGGTTCTTagcactttttttaaaatttgaaaattttattctCGAAAACAACATAGTTTAGGTTCTTAggtttttctcttattattcATCTCTTTATGTTGTTGTTTGATTAAGACATATtctcattataaaaaaaataaagcagAGGAAGTTGTCCATGCTGGATGATCGATCACTCAATTCAACATGAGTAGTAAGTACCTTTGGCAACAGAAGGCTTGACATCGCGGTCTTGCAGTGTGAAATCAATTTTGTACTTGGGTATACCATCGTGTTTATAGATACCCCAATGTCGTTGATAAGGGCCATAATCTGTAAGAACCATATTCTCATCTGTTAAGCCAAGGAGATACATATCTATATCTCTATTTGGGCGGAGTGGAGTTCCATCCTTCCTAGCCATATATTGAAGAAGACTGCGATGAAATCTTTCAGCATTTTCTTCACTTGCACTAACATATCCATCTGTAGGCCAACCAATTTGTCCGACAACAATCTCCATATCACCATAACCTGCCTTTGCTAGAGCACAAACAAGTGTATCGTATATGAAAGCGAAGAGATTAGTATATGTGTTATTGCCATCTATAATTTTGAACTTCGATTTATTATCGAAGAAAGCAAAGTCCATATCAAATCCGTATCTATAAACAGTATAGATTGGGAACATATGGACAACGAAAGGGGCACCAGTTCTGTTAATACAATCCAGAAATTCCAACATTTTCCCCTTTATGTCTTCTCGAAAATCACCTTCTGATGGCTTGGTCACATTTGTTAAGACGTCCGTGAAATGGGGAGTTGTTGCTTTGATATCTTGGAGGTTGAAACTATCAAGGGCATCTCTGGTCATATTCAGGAAACGGATAGTACCGTTAAATTGTTTTTTCATATATAATGATTTGGTAAAGGGTTCATTCCCCACGTACACATACCtataaatcaataattaagTCGGAGTTCAAATCAAACAGTAATAATAATGGGGATTAAATGAAAATTCCAATCTACTTGATTTGAATATTCAATTCATCACATGTACCTGAATTTAACTCCTTTGTCGGCATAAACCTTTACACGTTCGTGAATATAGTTGTCCATATGTTTTTGCTccaaaacattttttaaaaaattctcttGTAAGGTGATGGTGAGACCGATATTGGTGTTGGCAAAAGCATCAAGAACGTGCAAGCTTGGTTGAAAAATTCTCAACTCTGGAATTCCATTTTGTAAGAGTAAATCTACAACCATTGATGGAACAAACTTTTGTGTTGCCATCCTTCCCCAATTTATGCCCAAGTAGCCTCCTACGTGAATTTCACCAGAAAAGAATATCGATGACATCAATAAGCTTATCCATAACGAACTTATCTTTTTGTACATTTTGGATTTTCGTAAGACTAAAAATGTTTTAAATGTTTCGTGCAATGTCTAGGCGTCTGTAATGCAGCTCGCCTTATGGATAAGCCCGCCTATGAGCGTAATTATGAATTTAAACCGTAAAAGAGAGAAGGATCAAGGTTTGCTTTTACAAAGATTTTAGGCATGCAATGAAACAAGGGATCTTCTCCTTCTAACTATACCTACAATGTTGTATTTGTGTGATTCCGCATGATTCTCGCTAAAATATTTAAGAGTGGTTCATAACATTCTCCAACTACCATCACAATATTATGAGATGAACATTATCTTTCATCCTCTTTGACTAGTAACTAAAGACGAGTTTCTCTTGCTATACAgcctttaattaaaaaaaggtcTTCAATTAATttacaattatgatttatttttaaattgaaaCTTTACTattacttaaaaataaaaataaaaactcaaagttctcatttgaaacCATGTGTGATCCATGTCCATATTGAAAATTCATCTGCCACAAAAatggacatatatatatatatatatatatatatatatatatatatatatatatatatatatatatatataactttttaCATTTTCTCTTCTTGCTTCTCTCTGTGAGGTATTATTAGGGGTGTCAAAAGAATATGAAAAATTGACTGAACCAATTGAATATCATTATTAAAACATTTCTTTCACAAgtgtgttcttgaagaaacacTTCAATTCTCCACCAAGAAGCCAAAAATGTAAAACATTGTTGCCGTATTCTTTTATCTAAAACTATCAATTGGATTGTTTGATAATGTATCAATTATagtatcttttaattttaaatctaATTAATTAAAGGCTAATTAACAAAGGCCCAAAGTCGTCCAGTTACCAGAGACCTATGACCTAggttatatttatatttgaaaaatattataaaatatatttatgtattaactTTAACATAttgttaatatataaatatatttgcaTACATATAACGGTTATtcggtttgatttgatttttttattaattaaaaaatccaTCCCAATTGTTCGGGAAGTTTATAACGCTtaaataaaaatccataattttatattttaaaaaaaatataaatcgaTATATTTTGAGGTGATActttataagtaaaaaaaactaaaatttaatcAAACCGTATAGATAACGAAGAGAATTTGATATGATTGGGATGATTTTAGGAAATCTAATTTTTGTTATACATTATAAAAACATCCAAAAATTGGgatgatataattttttaaaaataatctatCGAACcagtaagaccccgaaagttgaaaagtggAAAAACGGAGTGAAATTGTATCTAAGCTAAATGGCACCAGCTAGACCCTCACAAGACTTTCACGGGACATACAAGGATCCATGACCCATGAAAAGGGGTCGTGGAAGTCGCCTGGAAAGGGTGTCCAAAAGGAAGAAGATTCATGAGCCGTTCTACGAACCGCGAAAAGAACAATGACCCATGAAGGTGTCCCATGGAAGTGACCAGGCAAAGGGAAAATTGAATCGAAGTTCACGAAGCCTTCTCTGATTCGTAGAAAGATCGTCGCCGAGTAAACCCCATTGTAGAAAGTGTCCTCGGGAGTTCAGAGTGCAAGGTGTTTCCACGAGGGATATCATGATCTGCCGTGCCTTCCATGGCCGTATTACCCTCTGTCAAAATACCCCTTACCCATTCTCTAGACGACTCCAGGATCCGTGGAGCTCTTCACAGACAAGGAAGATGGCCCATCTAGGGGTCCATTCAGTGAATTTTAAAGGGGTGCTTCAgtgttttttattatttcactAATGTATTTGGATGATTTTTGGGTAAAAAATCTATTCTATCAACTATCTGAACCCTCCTAAATCCCTCATTTACTCCCATTCACCCTAAATATAAATCATCTCTCTAGAACCTCT
It contains:
- the LOC129896645 gene encoding glucan endo-1,3-beta-glucosidase 8-like; the encoded protein is MYKKISSLWISLLMSSIFFSGEIHVGGYLGINWGRMATQKFVPSMVVDLLLQNGIPELRIFQPSLHVLDAFANTNIGLTITLQENFLKNVLEQKHMDNYIHERVKVYADKGVKFRYVYVGNEPFTKSLYMKKQFNGTIRFLNMTRDALDSFNLQDIKATTPHFTDVLTNVTKPSEGDFREDIKGKMLEFLDCINRTGAPFVVHMFPIYTVYRYGFDMDFAFFDNKSKFKIIDGNNTYTNLFAFIYDTLVCALAKAGYGDMEIVVGQIGWPTDGYVSASEENAERFHRSLLQYMARKDGTPLRPNRDIDMYLLGLTDENMVLTDYGPYQRHWGIYKHDGIPKYKIDFTLQDRDVKPSVAKGTVRMPNRWCVFDGKTDHNETLVLQDYDYACAKSDCSAFGTGATCDHLSFTEKVSYAYNMFYQMSNQDLRKCNLLGATITTVNPSTPDCDFPIEILTAEVVDGGSAVTKKY